A section of the Zygosaccharomyces rouxii strain CBS732 chromosome B complete sequence genome encodes:
- a CDS encoding RING finger and CHY zinc finger domain-containing protein (conserved hypothetical protein) — MQLESLTVMSPEEMGDQGSLRSRIKQISQLSLDSRAKAILMQRLMMGRFNKVEQKLIPKGENTLAEAIASVKEEDWLPTYHSESALGCPHYQRACKLQCYQCNEWVGCRFCHDEQQHEPAHTFIRNKTRWIMCMRCQNVQPPSRECNRCEEEFALYYCENCRLYDNDEAKDIYHCDKCELCRLGLGLGIDFFHCDGCHACLSIELQGNHKCIEGATMSNCPICGDYMFTSTRPVVYMSPCGHAIHQHCFEEHTRHSYKCPHCQVTVLNMDAQFRVLDVEIEEQPLPEPYCHWMCIVSCNDCKGRSKCSYHILGLKCGHCLSYNTAQLKLIKPELSSDVGADVAAFEQFDHTMNHTLREDLLRDHLQTEDVSPLINMDSTMLTNIDQYMDAYFKEEGLEKGKESRNVNDFINTSALFDEEPGKVSLAERVRSSIDKWRNGSQDSLD; from the coding sequence TAAACAAATTTCACAACTCTCCTTAGATTCAAGAGCCAAGGCTATCTTGATGCAAAGATTAATGATGGGCAGGTTTAATAAAGTTGAACAGAAGTTAATACCGAAAGGTGAGAATACTTTAGCCGAAGCGATTGCTAGCGTAAAGGAGGAGGACTGGTTGCCTACATATCATTCCGAAAGTGCATTAGGGTGTCCTCATTACCAAAGAGCTTGTAAATTACAATGCTATCAATGTAATGAATGGGTTGGCTGTAGGTTTTGCCATGATGAACAACAACACGAACCTGCTCATACTTTTATAAGGAATAAGACTCGTTGGATAATGTGTATGAGATGTCAAAACGTTCAGCCGCCCTCTCGAGAGTGTAACAGGtgtgaagaagaatttgccCTCTACTACTGTGAGAATTGTAGACTATACGATAATGATGAAGCCAAGGACATTTATCACTGTGATAAGTGCGAACTCTGTAGATTAGGATTAGGTTTGggaattgattttttccattGTGATGGATGTCATGCATGTCTTTCCATTGAACTACAGGGCAATCATAAATGTATTGAAGGTGCAACTATGTCAAATTGTCCCATTTGTGGTGATTACATGTTTACTTCGACAAGGCCTGTAGTATACATGTCGCCGTGTGGACATGCCATTCATCAACACTGTTTTGAAGAACATACGAGGCATTCTTACAAATGTCCGCATTGTCAAGTCACGGTTTTGAATATGGATGCTCAATTTAGAGTTTTAGATGTGGAAATCGAAGAACAACCATTACCTGAACCCTATTGTCATTGGATGTGCATTGTTTCGTGCAATGATTGTAAAGGTAGAAGTAAATGTTCTTACCACATATTAGGACTGAAATGTGGCCACTGTTTAAGTTATAATACTGCACAgttaaaattgataaaaccGGAATTGAGCTCGGATGTTGGTGCTGATGTCGCAGCCTTCGAACAATTCGATCACACTATGAACCATACATTACGTGAAGATTTACTGCGTGATCATTTACAAACTGAGGATGTTTCTCCCTTGATTAATATGGACAGTACAATGTTGACTAATATCGATCAGTATATGGATgcatatttcaaagaagaaggtcTCGAAAAAGGCAAAGAAAGTAGGAATGTTAATGATTTTATTAATACAAGTGCACTATTCGATGAGGAACCGGGTAAAGTTTCGCTGGCAGAACGTGTTAGATCATCGATAGATAAATGGCGTAATGGGTCTCAAGATTCCTTGGATTAG
- a CDS encoding NHP6B family protein (similar to uniprot|P33417 Saccharomyces cerevisiae YKL032C IXR1 Protein that binds DNA containing intrastrand cross-links formed by cisplatin contains two HMG (high mobility group box) domains which confer the ability to bend cisplatin-modified DNA mediates aerobic transcriptional repression of COX5b) — MVPTINTGDSPKQEDTGASANSLLGIPQDPSLQYPPLDNPEIQYREFHPQQNFNHFQNQGFPIQFQPKQQQQQQQQQQQQQLQQQQLQQQQQQLQQQQQQLQQQFHSQYQPQQTFQQLFQQSQQLPRQHNSEQQRPHQHHQQQQEQQQRFAQFSQAGLISQTQQPQTQQPQPQQQQQQQQQQQQQQHHQHQTQQQQQLSSQDLGYIQQGNQGLQALNQQQLSELMYNSFLSHLAQKQVSSALTSALGNASHINPATAAAAAAGSSFLTQPVQRYFHNNVSNSPVMMEATHPSSIQSSPQLHLQNTQSMAKKLSSTQSRIEKRKQLKKQGPKRPSSAYFLFSMSIRNELLQQYPEAKVPELSKLASARWKELNEDQKKPFYEEFRTNWDKYRVERDQYEKTLPPKRPSGPFIQFTQEIRPIVVKENPEKNLIEITKIIGERWRSLDVGKKNEYTETYKKRLKEWESCYPEEAEEAKKK; from the exons ATG GTCCCAACCATTAACACAGGCGATTCCCCTAAGCAGGAGGACACGGGCGCAAGTGCTAACAGTCTTTTAGGGATTCCTCAAGATCCTTCCTTGCAGTATCCTCCATTGGATAATCCCGAAATTCAATATAGGGAATTCCATCCGCAACAAAATTTTAACCACTTCCAAAATCAAGGGTTTCCCATTCAATTCCAACCtaaacaacaacaacaacaacaacaacaacaacagcagcaacagctacaacaacagcagctgcaacaacaacaacaacagctacaacaacaacaacaacagctGCAACAACAGTTTCATTCTCAGTATCAACCACAACAGACATTTCAACAGTTGTTTCAGCAAAGTCAGCAGCTGCCTCGTCAACACAATAGTGAACAACAGCGTCCacaccaacaccaccaacaacaacaggaacaGCAGCAACGGTTTGCTCAATTTTCTCAAGCTGGCTTGATTTCACAAACACAACAACCACAAAcacaacaaccacaaccacaacagcaacaacagcaacaacagcaacaacagcaacaacaacatcatcaacatcaaacacagcaacaacagcagctaAGTTCACAGGATTTAGGCTATATACAACAAGGTAATCAAGGACTTCAAGCACTAAACCAACAACAGCTTTCAGAACTGATGTACAATTCATTCCTATCTCACTTAGCCCAGAAACAAGTTTCTAGCGCATTGACTAGTGCTTTGGGCAATGCTTCTCATATCAATCCTGCTActgctgcagctgcagctgcaggTTCCTCTTTTCTCACCCAACCAGTTCAAAGGTATTTCCATAACAATGTGAGTAATTCACCTGTAATGATGGAAGCTACGCATCCATCGTCTATACAATCTTCGCCTCAATTGCACTTACAAAATACCCAATCGATGGCTAAGAAATTGTCATCAACTCAAAGTAGGATTGAAAAACGTAAACAACTCAAAAAACAGGGGCCCAAGAGACCATCTTCGGCCTACTTTTTGTTCTCTATGTCAATAAGAAATGAGTTGTTACAACAATATCCTGAAGCTAAAGTTCCTGAGTTATCTAAATTGGCATCTGCAAGatggaaagaattgaatgaGGATCAGAAAAAACCATTTTACGAAGAATTTAGAACGAACTGGGATAAATATAGAGTGGAAAGAGATCAATATGAAAAAACTTTGCCACCAAAGAGACCTTCAGGTCcatttattcaattcacACAAGAAATTCGCCCTATCGTAGTAAAGGAAAATCCggagaagaatttgattGAAATCACTAAAATAATTGGTGAGAGATGGCGTAGTTTGGATGTGGGCAAGAAGAACGAATACACCGAAACTTAtaagaagagattaaagGAATGGGAAAGTTGCTATCctgaagaagctgaagaggcaaagaagaaatag
- the IRC21 gene encoding Irc21p (similar to gnl|GLV|KLLA0E18535g Kluyveromyces lactis KLLA0E18535g and weakly similar to YMR073C uniprot|Q04772 Saccharomyces cerevisiae YMR073C Hypothetical ORF), whose translation MDDSRFKRPSSFREERSLKNNTLSVPNSNNWLNPSKSQAGCSTLRAGGYRNKVALKPGHSSLDWHELTTTKGKKFGLVTNVDRLLTLDLDHLKSTNYPQTLVQISRKVPLYLIRPPLRVDKELLRRHNTKDDCWCVIQGKVYCLTNYFDFHPGGVDILLRYCAGKDATKMFNEYHRWVSYDKLLETCFVGVYVE comes from the coding sequence ATGGATGATTCTCGTTTTAAGAGGCCCTCAAGTTTTAGAGAGGAAAGATCATTGAAAAACAATACGCTCTCAGTTccaaatagtaataattGGTTAAATCCAAGTAAATCTCAAGCTGGTTGTAGTACATTAAGAGCAGGTGGATATCGCAATAAGGTCGCACTCAAACCAGGTCATAGCTCGTTAGACTGGCATGAATTAACTACAACAAAGGGCAAAAAGTTTGGATTAGTTACGAATGTTGATCGATTGTTAACATTAGATCTAGATCATTTGAAATCTACAAATTATCCACAAACGTTGGTTCAAATAAGTAGGAAGGTCCCCTTATATTTGATTAGACCACCATTAAGAgttgataaagaattgttaCGGAGGCACAACACTAAGGATGATTGTTGGTGCGTAATACAGGGTAAAGTCTATTGTTTAACCAATTATTTTGATTTCCATCCGGGTGGTGTTGACATTCTCCTGAGGTATTGTGCTGGTAAAGATGCTACTAAGATGTTTAACGAGTATCACAGATGGGTTAGTTACGATAAATTACTAGAAACTTGTTTCGTTGGTGTATATGTAGAATAG
- a CDS encoding uncharacterized protein (conserved hypothetical protein): protein MLHPFDPVTDEEIVVTSKLLKQMHGDASLFFSQVDRLEPIKSEAIKYLEVERYGGKLPYIPRRTYAYYYVNSQMPLYKAIVNASEKHVESSKPVPGGAIGPLQPDGMGDIEVAAMEHPIVKAEIAKLQLDKISFNHPQLGKLNYKVICEPWMYGTDSPNDKVPLIQCYMYMGVDHSDSNHYSIPLKFSPVFEYLTKKFVRMDYLPSGADEKFIKETLPARKVDPIVEYHPELIENWKPRDSLKPLQVVQPEGPSFKVEGTKVSWQGWEFRVATNVREGFALYDVHFKGRSLFYRIALNEMTVPYGDGRPPFHRKQAFDLGDCGFGNSANSLALGCHCLGVIKYLDTRRSDARGNPVLIPSTVCMHEQDYGILYLHKNYRNDRSVVTRRREFVVQTIATVANYEYIVNLVFDQAGAITVQVRATGILSTMPNDPNCVTDFGTIVGPGVTAAFHQHLLNFRFDTRLDGDKNTVVYDDYLPMDENLPHNQYNVGFRQKRTFVDKSGSVDQSPFTNRTYKVINENSINPVTMKPVGYKFEMPAKQMILASPNSFNVKRAHYATKQFWATKYHDHQLYAAGEFTNQSTRDTGLSVWADGSEDVRNTDTVVWATLALTHPPVTEQFPVMPSDFLQFLVTPASFFDRNPALDVPLADNNFNKSVYYDDSQNAASNTSSCCQSKV from the coding sequence atgcTCCACCCCTTTGACCCAGTTacagatgaagagattgtCGTTACATCTAAGCTTTTGAAGCAGATGCATGGCGATGCTTCTCTGTTTTTTTCTCAAGTTGATAGACTAGAGCCAATTAAGAGTGAAGCTATCAAGTATTTGGAAGTAGAAAGATATGGTGGTAAACTGCCCTACATACCAAGACGTACTTATGCTTACTACTATGTTAACAGTCAGATGCCTCTTTACAAGGCTATTGTGAATGCATCTGAAAAACATGTCGAATCATCGAAACCAGTTCCAGGTGGTGCTATTGGGCCTTTACAGCCAGATGGGATGGGAGATATTGAAGTAGCTGCTATGGAACATCCAATTGTTAAGGCAGAGATTGCTAAGTTGCAATTGGACAAAATCTCCTTCAATCACCCACAGTTGGGTAAGCTGAATTACAAGGTCATCTGTGAGCCATGGATGTACGGTACTGATTCTCCTAACGACAAGGTTCCATTGATTCAATGTTACATGTACATGGGTGTTGACCATTCTGATTCTAACCACTATTCCATTCCATTAAAGTTCTCCCCGGTCTTTGAGTATTTGACTAAGAAGTTTGTCAGAATGGACTACTTACCATCTGGTGCGGATgagaaattcatcaaggaAACTTTACCAGCCCGTAAGGTGGATCCTATAGTGGAATATCACCCAGAGTTGATTGAAAATTGGAAGCCAAGAGATAGTTTGAAACCATTGCAAGTGGTTCAACCTGAAGGTccttctttcaaagtcGAGGGTACTAAGGTTTCTTGGCAAGGTTGGGAGTTCCGTGTTGCCACCAACGTTAGAGAAGGTTTTGCCCTTTATGATGTTCATTTCAAGGGCAGATCTTTGTTCTACCGTATTGCCCTAAACGAAATGACTGTTCCTTACGGTGATGGTAGACCACCTTTCCACAGAAAGCAAGCATTCGATTTGGGTGATTGTGGGTTCGGTAACTCTGCAAACTCTTTGGCACTTGGTTGTCACTGTCTAGGTGTTATCAAATACTTGGATACTAGAAGATCAGATGCTCGTGGTAACCCAGTTTTGATTCCATCTACGGTTTGTATGCACGAACAAGATTACGGTATCTTGTATTTGCACAAGAACTACAGAAACGACCGCAGTGTGGtcaccagaagaagagagttTGTCGTTCAAACCATTGCTACCGTTGCCAACTACGAGTACATCGTGAACTTGGTATTCGACCAAGCTGGTGCTATCACAGTTCAAGTCAGGGCTACTGGTATTTTGTCCACTATGCCAAACGACCCTAACTGTGTTACTGATTTCGGGACCATTGTCGGTCCAGGTGTGACCGCAGCTTTCCACCAACATTTGCTCAATTTCAGATTTGACACAAGATTGGATGGTGATAAAAACACTGTGGTATACGACGATTACCTACCCATGGATGAGAACTTACCTCACAACCAATACAACGTCGGTTTCAGACAGAAGAGAACTTTTGTTGATAAATCTGGTTCAGTGGATCAATCACCATTTACCAACCGTACTTACAAGGTTATCAACGAAAACTCTATTAACCCAGTGACTATGAAGCCTGTTGGttataaatttgaaatgcCAGCTAAACAAATGATCTTGGCCTCTCCTAACTCTTTCAATGTTAAGAGAGCTCACTACGCTACGAAGCAATTCTGGGCTACTAAATACCATGACCACCAACTGTATGCTGCTGGTGAATTCACTAACCAATCTACAAGGGACACTGGTTTGTCCGTATGGGCTGATGGTAGTGAAGACGTTAGAAACACAGATACCGTTGTGTGGGCCACTTTGGCATTGACTCACCCTCCTGTTACTGAACAATTCCCAGTTATGCCATCTGATTTCTTACAGTTCTTGGTGACTCCAGCATCATTCTTTGACAGAAACCCTGCATTGGATGTTCCCTTGGCTGAtaacaatttcaacaaatccGTTTACTACGATGATTCACAAAATGCTGCTTCCAACACATCGAGTTGTTGCCAATCTAAGGTGTAG
- the SDD2 gene encoding Sdd2p (similar to uniprot|Q04773 Saccharomyces cerevisiae YMR074C Hypothetical ORF), producing MDPELQALREARLSELKGSSGSAPANGGKPSAPSPGADSRPAVGTAIAPFLQPQALERLTRVDMVRPDRAQAVEAYLTKLISSGHVTRKISEEEIVQILHGVARQENKNKDTTIIFNRRDDDWENDLSTEKQNGNESDEDDFFE from the coding sequence ATGGATCCAGAATTGCAAGCTCTAAGAGAGGCACGTCTTTCCGAGCTCAAGGGCAGTAGTGGTTCTGCACCCGCCAATGGCGGCAAACCATCTGCCCCTTCACCTGGAGCAGATTCGCGTCCCGCTGTCGGCACCGCCATTGCGCCTTTCTTACAACCTCAGGCATTAGAGAGACTTACCAGAGTCGACATGGTTAGACCAGACAGAGCACAAGCTGTGGAAGCTTATTTGACTAAATTGATTTCATCGGGTCACGTGACAAGGAAGATCTCTGAGGAAGAAATTGTACAGATTCTACATGGAGTCGCTAGACAGGAGAATAAGAATAAGGACACTACGATCATCTTCAACAGAAGAGATGACGACTGGGAAAACGATTTATCCACCGAGAAGCAAAACGGTAACGAATCtgacgaagatgatttCTTCGAGTAG
- the RCO1 gene encoding Rco1p (similar to uniprot|Q04779 Saccharomyces cerevisiae YMR075W RCO1 Nuclear protein of unknown function) has product MQNSRRPGSSGRGPGRPPKRGRKGGKMSGVSRPVPRPTTSSNQNGNNSNNNSFDSGDTKSRSVSTPATPLPDAAPALSRQLRNSTSYTQVDYNLKKRKIIPSEDFAVRSRRHKSNGNGILLQENDRNLELDPISNPDDDAKELIERDANGKIVNINEPNSIRDAINGATGLPLNQGPPEKVKKEYMWSYKKNSFVDVQDNQDEGFPQLTSRDSEFNIEQSDMRNKLEPCDVHADERDVLIKGKNNDKKITDYHHGHIKIKATVSEESKSKLFGQNSVANLPGNGAHGELAGSTTQEIENDDFCSACLQSGSFLCCDTCPKSFHFLCLNPPVDPDELPDGDWSCPQCVFKMRCPNGSQAKKYEKDFLQEQVPRNCKLFGKLLFQLEITNPRQFSLPQSLKDTFQNVKSGPHGVYNDGREKEPLSEKQLFGAPYGQSLTMLDCYNPDIHVDQDTGKFLTCYKCRTTKMGTWDSPEDSRLIMRCDYCKTPWHLDCIPHAPRASLKNLGTKWKCPLHAPEVTKGNEMRRLSKFQKFIEPTQTCGFKNNGEVDIVLDEITSPGSKAMIEAYKKKGDFPPVALLSERSVKLDFMDKVFRAKKVQRDRDLKYEEHLIDKLLTSSSQSKGDKPLEDLLSFIYFQVGNNPYLKKLWDFKGLCKVAQDELARESISRQELNDLLMIRKLLESKPKEEIMNFFNLKE; this is encoded by the coding sequence ATGCAAAATTCTAGAAGACCAGGTAGCAGTGGTAGAGGACCAGGACGTCCCCCAAAGAGAGGTAGAAAAGGTGGTAAGATGAGTGGTGTTAGTAGACCAGTGCCGCGACCTACTACTAGCTCAAATCAAAATGGGAATAATAGTAACAATAATAGTTTCGATAGTGGTGATACGAAAAGCCGATCCGTATCCACGCCAGCAACACCATTACCTGATGCAGCACCGGCATTATCACGACAATTAAGGAATAGCACATCATACACCCAAGTGGATTACaatctgaagaaaaggaaaattaTACCGTCTGAAGATTTTGCAGTTAGGAGTAGAAGGCATAaatcaaatggaaatggAATTTTATTACAAGAGAATGATAGAAACTTAGAGTTAGATCCCATTTCCAAtcctgatgatgatgctaAAGAATTAATTGAGAGGGATGCgaatggtaaaattgtaaatataAACGAACCAAATTCTATTAGAGATGCCATTAATGGTGCAACGGGATTACCACTAAATCAAGGACCTCCAGaaaaggtgaagaaggAATACATGTGGAGTTATAAGAAAAATTCGTTTGTCGATGTACAAGATAATCAAGATGAAGGATTTCCACAGTTAACAAGTAGAGATTCAGAATTTAATATCGAACAGAGTGACATGAGGAATAAATTAGAACCGTGTGACGTTCATGCAGATGAAAGAGACGTCTTGATTAAGGGTAAgaataatgataaaaagatTACAGATTACCACCACGGCCATATAAAGATCAAAGCAACCGTTTCGGAAGAATCAAAGAGTAAATTGTTTGGACAAAATAGTGTTGCAAATTTACCAGGAAATGGAGCACATGGGGAATTGGCAGGATCCACTACCcaggaaattgaaaatgatgatttttGCTCAGCATGCCTTCAGTCAGGTTCATTTTTATGTTGTGATACTTGTCCGAAATCGTTCCATTTTCTATGCTTGAATCCGCCCGTAGACCCTGATGAATTACCTGACGGTGATTGGTCATGCCCTCAATGTGTATTCAAGATGAGGTGCCCTAATGGTTCGCAAGCTAAAAAATACGAAAAGGattttttacaagaacaagTGCCGCGAAACTGTAAATTATTTGGTAAACTATTGTTTCAATTAGAAATAACCAATCCAAGACAGTTCAGTTTACCACAATCTCTCAAAGATACTTTCCAAAATGTGAAAAGTGGACCTCACGGTGTTTATAACGATGGTAGAGAAAAGGAACCCCTATCGGAAAAGCAACTTTTTGGAGCACCTTATGGACAATCATTAACTATGTTAGATTGCTACAATCCAGATATTCATGTGGATCAAGATACTGGTAAATTTCTCACTTGTTATAAATGTCGAACCACTAAAATGGGGACTTGGGATTCGCCCGAAGATTCAAGACTCATCATGAGATGCGATTATTGTAAAACGCCTTGGCACCTCGATTGTATACCTCATGCACCTCGTGCCTCCTTAAAAAACTTGGGAACTAAGTGGAAATGCCCCCTACATGCTCCTGAGGTGACTAAAGGTAATGAAATGCGTAGATTGTCAAAGttccaaaaattcattgaacCAACGCAAACATGCGGATTCAAAAATAATGGCGAAGTAGATATCGTATTGGATGAAATTACTTCCCCTGGTTCTAAAGCAATGATTGAAGCCTACAAGAAAAAAGGTGACTTCCCACCAGTAGCACTTCTGAGTGAAAGATCTGTTAAATTGGACTTTATGGATAAAGTATTTCGTGCCAAAAAAGTACAAAGGGatagagatttgaaatatgaAGAACATCTTATAGACAAACTTTTAACGTCTTCATCACAATCTAAGGGTGATAAACCCCTAGAAGATCTCTTGTCATTCATTTACTTCCAAGTGGGGAATAATCCatatttaaagaaattgtgGGATTTCAAAGGATTATGCAAGGTAGCACAAGATGAACTGGCCAGGGAGAGTATTTCTAGACAAGAGTTGAATGATCTCCTAATGATAAGAAAGCTTTTAGAATCCAAACCGAAGGAAGAGATaatgaatttctttaacCTCAAGGAATAA